Below is a genomic region from Paraburkholderia sp. BL23I1N1.
GCCCGAGCAGCCAGAAGCCGTCGAACAGCAACACGCCGATTCGCCGCGCTGCACTACGTACGTTCAGCGTCGGCGTATGTAACCAGGTAATCCTCGCAGTATCCAGATGCATGTGCGGCATGATCTTTCCCCAAACTGTCGTACGTTGTGGACCCCGCTGCCCGTCGGTCGGCCGATATGGTCGAGTTCAAATAACGGCGACTGAATACCGCCGGCAACGCCACTTAACGGATTATGCGTGATGTTAGCGGAACGGCTCGCCAGAGTAAATTTGAAAAACAAATCCGCATCGAGAAAGTCAACGTATGAAGAAAACCATTATTGCGTGTTTCATATGACTGTCCGCATAGGATTCGGCATAGCGCTTCATCATATCTGACAATCGACAGTCATGAGCCAGAAAACCTTACACAGCCTTGCTCTCAGGCCAACTACCCCAGCACCCTGCTTTATCGTGAATTACCGGATTTGCGATGTCGATTCATCACATCCGCATCCGAAAACGTTTCAAACATGAACTCCAAACCTCGCAAATAATGAACATTCAATCCGCCTTTTATTCGCAAAGTGGGAATTTATCGACAGTGGCAATGTGGCGAACCGCACATTTATTGAAACATTCATGATTAAGCAGTTCGAGACCGGATTTTCAAGCGACTAAAAATGTTTCTATATTGAAACATCCGGCTTCTTTTACGTATGACAAAATACGTCTGCTATTAGTCCCATATCGGAAAACATCAGACGATTAAGCGCTATGGCCGAAATCGTGCCAGCGGCTTCTTTGAGCGAAATTGCATCGCCGGGTCGCGCCCGTCAGGAATTCCCGTTGCGAGCGGGTAGTAGCTCACGGGCTAAGTGACGCACAAGCAGTTAGCGAACGTGCCCGGTCACGTCACCGGCCATTCGTCAACTGCCCGCTTTCGTTCGCCTCTCGCCGCGCGCGCCGTTCGTCGCGCTTGCGGCGCAGCGCTGCGAGCCGCCGCCGGCTATACGTAAGCGAGGCGACCGCATGAAATGCGACCGGCGCGAACACGAGGCCGAACAGCGTGGCCGCCAGCACCCCGCCGAACACGCCGGTGCCGATCGACCGGCGGCTTTCGGCGCCCGCGCCGCTCGACACCACCAAGGGCACGACGCCGAGCAGGAACGCCGCCGAGGTCATCACGATCGGCCGGAAGCGCGCGGCGGCGGCTTCGGTCACGGCGCGCGTCAACGGCAGGCCCTGGCGATACAGATCGCGCGCGAACTGCACGATCAGAATCGCGTTTTTTGCCGCGAGGCCGATGACGGTAATCATGCCGACCTTGAAGTACACGTCGTTCGGCATGCCGCGCAACAGTACCGCGGCGACTGCGCCGATCACGCCGAGCGGCACGACCATCAGCACGGCAAGCGGGATCGTCCAGCTTTCGTACAAGGCAGCCAGGGCCATGAACACGGCCAGTAGCGACAAGCCGATCAGCAAGGGGGTGAGCTGTGCCGCCGCGGTTTCTTCGCGCGCCGCGTCGACCCAGTCGTACGACACACCGACCGGCAACGAAGCGGCGAGCCGCTCCATCTCCGCCATCGCCGCGCCCGAACTGTAGCCGGGTGCGGCGTGGCCGCTTACGTCGAGTGTCGGATAGCCGTTGTAGCGGCTCAGCATCACCGGACCGATGGTCCAATTGCGTGCCGCGATCGCCGATAGCGGCACCATGCCCCCCGTCGAATTCGGCACGGCGAGCGACATCAGATCGTCGTCGGTCATTCGTGTGGCGGCGTCGGCGGAAATCATCACCCGGCGCATCCGGCCACCGGCCGGAAAGTCGTCGATATAGGTAGAGCCGAAGGTACTGCCGAGCACGTCGGCGATGCGGTCGAACGGCACGCCAAGCGCATACGCTTTCGCGCGGTCGATGATGAGTTCGACGCGCGGGGCATCCGGCAGATCCTCCGAATGCACCGACGCCAGCACCGGGCTCGCCTTGGCCTGCGCGAAGAGTTTCTCGCGCGCGGCCTTCAGCGCGTCGAGCCCGACTCCGCCGCGATCTTCGAGCCGGAACACGAAGCCGTCCGAATGCCCGAGTCCCGGCACGGAAGGCGGCAATTGCGCCTCCACGCTACCGTCGAGAATCTTGTCGAACTGCTCATTGAGCCCGTCGCGCAACGCCATCGCATCAGTGTCGCGCTTGCCCCAGTCTTTCAGCTCGACGAAACCCATCGCCACGTTCTGACCGCTGCCGGTAAAACTCCAGCCGATCACACTGGTGACGTGCGCGATCGCGGGCTCGGCGTGCAGGATCGTTTCCATCCGTTGGACCACCGCGAGCGTACGCGCCTGCGTCGCGCCGGCCGGCAATTGCACCATCACCTGCAACTGGCCTTCGTCTTCGCTCGGCAAAAAACCGCCGGGCATTTGCCAGTAGAGCGCGGCACACACGCCGACCAGCACGGCATAAATGGCCAGCATCGGGCCGATACGGCGCAGCGTACGCGCGGTGAACCCACGGTAGCCACTCGCGGCTCGATCGAAACCGGAGGTAAAGCGGCTCGCCGCGCGCGCCGCGAACCCGAGCAGGCCGCGGCGGGCATCTCGTTCGCTTACCGGGTGCTTGTGCGCCTTCAGCAGATTCGCGCACAGCGCGGGCGTCAACGACAACGCCATGAACGACGACACTAGCATCGACGCGATCATCGCCACCGCGAATTGCCGGTAGATACCGCCGACACCGCCCGGAAAGAACGCCATCGGCACGAACACGGCCGTCAATACCGCGGTCACGCCCACGATTGCGCCGCCGATCTGCGACATGGCTTTGCGGGTCGCCTCACGTGGCGGCAGGCCTTCTTCTTCCATCACGCGGTGCACACTTTCCACCACCACGATCGCATCGTCGACGAGGATACCGATTGCGAGCACCAGGCCGAACATCGTAAACACGTTGATCGACAGGCCGCAGGCGTACATCGCGAGAAACGCGCCCATCAGCGTGACAGGAATCACCACCGTCGGCACCAGCGTGTAACGCAGATCCCGCAAAAACAGCCACATCACGAAGAACACCAGCACCACCGCTTCCGCCAGCGTGATGAGCACTTCTCGAATTGCAATCTGCACGAAATGCGCGTTGTCGAACGGAATTTCGATCGCAACGCCTGGCGGCAAGCTCTTTGATAACTCTGCGAGCCGCGCGCGGATCGCGTTGGACGTCTCCAGCGCATTGCCGCGCGGTCCGAGTTGAATCCCGACGGTGGCCGCAGCCTTGCCGTTCAGGCGGGAGTAGAACGAGTAATTGTCGCGCCCCAATTCGACCCGCGCGACATCTTTCAAGCGCACCGCCGAGCCGTCGGGTTGCGCCTTCAGCACGATCTGTCCGAATTCGGCGGGCAAGATCAGTTGCCCCTTCACGCTCACCGAGGCCGTCATTTGCTGCCCCGGAACGAACGGTGCGTCGCCCAGCGTACCGGCCGTTACCGTGGCATTCTGCGCGGCGATCGCGGCGTTTACTTCGGCGGCGCCGAGGCCGTACTCGCGCAGCTTCATCGGATCGAGCCAGATACGCAGCGCCTCGTCGGCGTCCCACAACTCCGCCGCGCCCACGCCCGGTGCGCGCTTCAGTTCGCGAAGAACGTAGCGGCTCAGATAGTCGCTCAATTGCACGGAATCGCGCGAGCCGTCCGTCGACGTCAGCGCAACCAGCATGAGAAACGTGTTGGCCGCCTTGAATACGCTGATGCCCTGCTGCACGACCTGTTGCGGCAAACGCGGTTCGACCTGCTTGAGACGGTTCTGGATGTCGACCAGCGCGAGGTCCGGATTGGTCCCCGGCGCAAAGGTTGCGTCGATCTCGAGATCGCCGAGGTTGTCGCTGGTCGTTTCGTAGTACAGCATATTGTCGGCGCCATCGAGACTCTCCTCGATGATGCTGCCGACATTGGCATCGACCACTTCAGTCGCGGCCCCCGGATACGTGGCGCTGATCACGATGCGCGGCGGTGCCAGACGCGGATACTGCGCCACCGGCAGCTGCGGAATGGCGAGCGCGCCCGCCACCACAATGGCGAGCGCAACAATCCATGCGAAGACCGGGCGGTCGATGAAAAAAAATGGCACGCAAAAAATCCGTTCAGATTGCCTGCAGGGGCGGTGCGTCGATGAGGCGGGCCATATGCAGCACGTCGGCCAATACGCCTTCGCGCAAGGCAAAACCGCGCGAGCGGCCTTCTTCGACAAAGCCGAACTTGCGATAGAGTGCAATCGCAGGCGTGTTGTCGCAAAACACCGTGAGTTCGAGGCGGCGCAAACCGAGCGACGCGTCCGCGCAGTCGGTCAGCGCTTGCATCAGCGCCGTGCCGATACCGCGCCCATGATACGCGTCGTGCACGGCCATTCCTAAATACGCGCAATGCGCGCGGCTGGGCCGTTGAACCTCCAATCCGGCGTGGCCGACCACGCGCCCACCAATGGTCGCGCACACGCTTACGCCGCTTTCAAAGCGTTTCTCGAACCATGCCTTGAGCTGTTCGGGGCTGCGGTAGCCGACCGACAGCGTGCCGCGCCGCACGCCGGGCTGGCTCAGGATATCGGCGAACGCGTCCATGTCGGACAATTCGAGCGCTCGAAGTGTAATACGATTGTCGAGCGCGGCATCGCTCTGCAACGTTTCTTCTTTCATGGTCTTATTCCGCTGCGAAGTTGGCGGCTGTTGGCTACTCATGGCGTCGACGTCCCTGGCGCCGCTTCACGCAGCCGCGCCATGAAATAGCAGTCGATCAGCACACCACGGCGCAACACCGCGCCGCGCCGATGCGCTTCGATCTCGAAGCCGAACTTGCGATAGAGCGCGAGCGCCGCATGGTTATCGGCGAAGACGTCCAATTCGACGCGGCGCAGACCGAGCCAGTTGTCGGCCAGATCGAGCAGTTCGGTCATCAACGCATTGCCGATGCCGCGCCGGTGCCATGCGTCGTGTACGCCAATGCCGAGCGACGCGGCATGTGCACGGCGCCCCTTGAAAGGTGTGAGCTCCGCTTCGCCGACCAGCGTATCGCCGACCATCGCCGCGATCGCGATCTCGGGGGCTGCGAGTTTTTCGAGGTAGTCGCGCGTGCTGGCGACCGTCCGAAACGGCACGTGCGGATTGCCATTCACCACGACAGGCAACTGCAGCATGGCGTGGTATTGCTCCACGTCGGCCACGCGCAATGCGCGCAGCGTCAGACCCTCGGGCAAGCTCCCAGATACAGTTTTTGTTTTTATGTCTTGATTCATAGGCTCATAACGTCAATTCGAATGACCTCGCCAGGATGCCGGGCAGTTGCATGCCGCCCGTGGCACGCTCGCCCCAGGTCGAGTCGCTCAATAACAATTCCGCTTGCGAGCCGAGTTGTTCGAGTTCGCTGCCGAGCAGACGATACAAACTGTCGTCGAAACGCATGGCTTCGAGCGGCGCGACGATCTGGCCGTTCTCGACCCAGAAAGTCGCGAAGCGCGTCATGCCGGTCAGGCGGCAATTCATCCGGTCCGAGAAATTCACGTACCAGAGATTGCCGATGTAAAGACCGGTATCGAGTTTCGCCAGCACGTCCTCTTCCCGCAGATCGCCCGCTTGCATCGAGAGCGCCGCTGGCGACTCGTTCGCCAGCGCACCATTAGGCGTCAACCCATACTCGCGTGCGCTGCGTGCATTGGTCAGGCGTTCGGCACTGCGGCCGGCCTGGATCAACGGGACGCATTCGCGCAGGTAGCCGTCGTCGTTGAAACCGGGCGTAATGCCGAGATTCAGATCTTCGCTGATCGTGACGCGCGGGTCGACTACGATTTCTCCCACATGCAGCTTGTACAACTCGCTGCGCGAACTCGCCTGAGCGCGAGCGGAAAAACCACTCCATGCCGTCACGCTGAGCAGTTCAGCGAGGGCCTCGGGCGCCAGATACGAGCGATAACGCCCCGGCGCCAAGCTGCGCGGTGTGCGCGCGAGCACGGGCAGACGCGCGGCGGCCTGCTCGACCTTGCGCGCGAAAACAGCGTCGCTCCAGTCGTCGCCGGCATAAGTCGTCTTGATCGCGCGGCCGCTCGGGTCGTATAGCGACCAGCTGAAATTGAAGTTATTGACTTCGTACCAGCCACGGCTGCCGCTCGCGGACGCGAACCCGCGCACGATCGTGCCGCCCGCGTAAAAGCCCACGAAATCCAGCCCTTTCGCGCATTCGGCGACGGTACGTAACAAGCGGTCCGGCTCCGGCAGCTTGCCTGAACGTTGTGTGGCGCGCTGCCATTGCGAAGTATCGAACAACAGATGCGGATCGTCCGGGGCACCGCGCAAGCTGTCACGCAACGTGGCCAGCGCCGCGCTCACGTCGTCCAGATCCTGTTGCAGATCGCCGCAGACGGTTAGCGTCGAATAGGCCTGGCGCGCGCCGTCGATCAGACGCAAGGTCAGCTTGCCTTGCGACACGCTGCCGATCTGCCGCACCTTGCCATCGTTGAAGCGGATAAAGTCGGACTGCTCGCCCGCAAATGAGCTCAGCGTGATTTCCGCGCCTTGCTGCAGGCGTTCGATGGCGTCGGCCAATGAGGTGAAATGCGGTTGCCAGTCGAGCGAACCCGTGGAGCGCGATGACATGAATTGGCTCATCAGGCGCCTCCGAACACGTCGATGTTGCTGAACACACAAGCCGGCGAGGCGTGGCCGACGCGAATGATCTGCGCCGGCTCACCCTTGCCGCACATGGACGTGCCGTACACCTCGCGCGTATCCGCGTTCCCCACCGCACTCAGGCTGCGCCAGAAATTCGCCGAAATACCGCGGTAATTCGGCTGTTTGACGACCTGGGTGAGCTTGCCGTTTTCGATGAGTTGACCGAACTCACAGCCGAACTGAAATTTGTTGCGATGGTCGTCGATCGACCAGGACGTATTGGTGCGCATCAGAATGCCGTGTTCGATGGTGCCGATCATCTGCTCCAGCGAACTCTCGCCAGGCTCGATGTTCAGATTCGCCATCCGGTCGATCGGCGGGCGGTTCCAGTTGGAAGCGCGCGAATTCGCCACGCCCGCCATATGCGCGCGTTGCTGCGAAAGCGCACCGCCGAGCGGCCGTTCGAGCACGCCGTCGCGGATCAGGTATTGCTTGTGCGCTTCGGTGCCGTCGTCGTCGAATGCGTACGTAGCGGCCTCCTCGCGCAGTTCCGGGTCGAAGGTCACGTTCAGCAGTTCCGAACCGTAGCGGTACGAGCCGAACATCTCCTTCTTGACGAAGCTCCAGCCGGCAAAGTTGCGCTCGTCGCCGAGAATACGATCGAGCTCGAGCGGATGGCCGATCGATTCGTGAATCTGCAGCATCATCTGATCGGGCATTAGCAGCAAATCGCGCTTGCCTGACGGGCAATTCGGCGCGGCCAGCAATTGCAGCGCCTCATTGGCGACCCGCGCGCCCGCACCGTGAAAGCCGAAGCGCGCCAGCACTTCCATGCCGCCCTGCCCCAAGGTGCCATAGTTACCGCCGAGCGTACGCACTTGCGTATCGCCGTCCGCGTGCGCGGCCACGCTCAACTGCGGCATGATGAACTGGAATCGCTGGTCGATCCGCACGCCATCGCCGGTGATGTAGAGTTGATCGGTATGCGTGATCTGCATGGCCGCGACGCGTTCGACAATGCGTGGGTCGAGATTCGCGCCGGCGCATTCCACGCTCAGGCGGTCCAACCATTCGGCACGGCCGGGCAACGCTTGCTGCGTATTCGGCGACACATAGTGGCCGCTCACGGCAGGACGCGCCACCTCGCGATGATCGATCAACGACAAGGCCGCGCTCGCTTCAGCACGGGCCGTAGCGAGATCCAGCGCTTCCTGCAGACCAGCGGCGCTCAGATTCGCGGTGGCTGCATAGCCGGCGCCCGCGCCCACCCATGCGATCAGCATCGCGCCACGGTCGCGCACCGTTCGCATGGGTTGCGCGATGTCGTTGCGAATCTCGTGATCGTCGATCTGTTCATCGACAATGCGCAGCGACCAGAAGGCTGCGCGGCTCGTAAGCAATCGGGCGGCTTGCGCCCAACGTTCGTCAATCATTAGCAATTCCCGTTTAAGGCTCCGTTGCACCCGCCTGCGACATGATCAGCGACGACGCGAGCAACGACTGGGTATAAGGATGCGATGGCGCGTGCAACACGTCGAGCGTGTCGCCGGCTTCTACAATGCGCCCCGACTTCATCACGATCACGCGATGCGCCATAGCTCGCATTACCGCCAGATCGTGCGTAATGAACAAATAGGTTAGCTTGTACTTTTTCTGTAGATTTGTCAGCAGATTCAGCACCTGTTTCTGGATCGATACGTCGAGCGCGCTGGTCGGTTCATCGAGCACCAGCAATTCCGGCTCGACCGCCAGGGCGCGCGCAATCGCAATACGCTGGCGCTGGCCACCGGAAAACTCATGCGGATAGCGCAGCATCGCGTCCGCGGGCATGCCGACTTCTTCCAGCAAGCCACCCACGCGCGCGCGCCGCGCCTTTGCATCCATGTCGGGCTGATGCATGGTCAGCCCTTCGCCGATGATCTGCTCCACCGTCATGCGCGGAGACAAGGAGCCGAACGGGTCCTGAAACACGACTTGCATGCGCGAATACAACGCCCGGCGCGAACGCGCGGTTTTCAGCGTGGAAAGCGGCAAACCGTCGATATGGATATGACCGGCCGCCGGTTGCTGCAGACCGAGTACGGTGGCCGCCAGCGTCGATTTACCCGACCCCGATTCGCCGACGATGCCAAGCGTTTCACCGCGCCGCACACTCAGGTCGACATCGTGT
It encodes:
- a CDS encoding multidrug efflux RND transporter permease subunit encodes the protein MPFFFIDRPVFAWIVALAIVVAGALAIPQLPVAQYPRLAPPRIVISATYPGAATEVVDANVGSIIEESLDGADNMLYYETTSDNLGDLEIDATFAPGTNPDLALVDIQNRLKQVEPRLPQQVVQQGISVFKAANTFLMLVALTSTDGSRDSVQLSDYLSRYVLRELKRAPGVGAAELWDADEALRIWLDPMKLREYGLGAAEVNAAIAAQNATVTAGTLGDAPFVPGQQMTASVSVKGQLILPAEFGQIVLKAQPDGSAVRLKDVARVELGRDNYSFYSRLNGKAAATVGIQLGPRGNALETSNAIRARLAELSKSLPPGVAIEIPFDNAHFVQIAIREVLITLAEAVVLVFFVMWLFLRDLRYTLVPTVVIPVTLMGAFLAMYACGLSINVFTMFGLVLAIGILVDDAIVVVESVHRVMEEEGLPPREATRKAMSQIGGAIVGVTAVLTAVFVPMAFFPGGVGGIYRQFAVAMIASMLVSSFMALSLTPALCANLLKAHKHPVSERDARRGLLGFAARAASRFTSGFDRAASGYRGFTARTLRRIGPMLAIYAVLVGVCAALYWQMPGGFLPSEDEGQLQVMVQLPAGATQARTLAVVQRMETILHAEPAIAHVTSVIGWSFTGSGQNVAMGFVELKDWGKRDTDAMALRDGLNEQFDKILDGSVEAQLPPSVPGLGHSDGFVFRLEDRGGVGLDALKAAREKLFAQAKASPVLASVHSEDLPDAPRVELIIDRAKAYALGVPFDRIADVLGSTFGSTYIDDFPAGGRMRRVMISADAATRMTDDDLMSLAVPNSTGGMVPLSAIAARNWTIGPVMLSRYNGYPTLDVSGHAAPGYSSGAAMAEMERLAASLPVGVSYDWVDAAREETAAAQLTPLLIGLSLLAVFMALAALYESWTIPLAVLMVVPLGVIGAVAAVLLRGMPNDVYFKVGMITVIGLAAKNAILIVQFARDLYRQGLPLTRAVTEAAAARFRPIVMTSAAFLLGVVPLVVSSGAGAESRRSIGTGVFGGVLAATLFGLVFAPVAFHAVASLTYSRRRLAALRRKRDERRARREANESGQLTNGR
- a CDS encoding GNAT family N-acetyltransferase, with the translated sequence MKEETLQSDAALDNRITLRALELSDMDAFADILSQPGVRRGTLSVGYRSPEQLKAWFEKRFESGVSVCATIGGRVVGHAGLEVQRPSRAHCAYLGMAVHDAYHGRGIGTALMQALTDCADASLGLRRLELTVFCDNTPAIALYRKFGFVEEGRSRGFALREGVLADVLHMARLIDAPPLQAI
- a CDS encoding GNAT family N-acetyltransferase; this translates as MNQDIKTKTVSGSLPEGLTLRALRVADVEQYHAMLQLPVVVNGNPHVPFRTVASTRDYLEKLAAPEIAIAAMVGDTLVGEAELTPFKGRRAHAASLGIGVHDAWHRRGIGNALMTELLDLADNWLGLRRVELDVFADNHAALALYRKFGFEIEAHRRGAVLRRGVLIDCYFMARLREAAPGTSTP
- a CDS encoding TldD/PmbA family protein; amino-acid sequence: MSQFMSSRSTGSLDWQPHFTSLADAIERLQQGAEITLSSFAGEQSDFIRFNDGKVRQIGSVSQGKLTLRLIDGARQAYSTLTVCGDLQQDLDDVSAALATLRDSLRGAPDDPHLLFDTSQWQRATQRSGKLPEPDRLLRTVAECAKGLDFVGFYAGGTIVRGFASASGSRGWYEVNNFNFSWSLYDPSGRAIKTTYAGDDWSDAVFARKVEQAAARLPVLARTPRSLAPGRYRSYLAPEALAELLSVTAWSGFSARAQASSRSELYKLHVGEIVVDPRVTISEDLNLGITPGFNDDGYLRECVPLIQAGRSAERLTNARSAREYGLTPNGALANESPAALSMQAGDLREEDVLAKLDTGLYIGNLWYVNFSDRMNCRLTGMTRFATFWVENGQIVAPLEAMRFDDSLYRLLGSELEQLGSQAELLLSDSTWGERATGGMQLPGILARSFELTL
- a CDS encoding TldD/PmbA family protein, whose protein sequence is MIDERWAQAARLLTSRAAFWSLRIVDEQIDDHEIRNDIAQPMRTVRDRGAMLIAWVGAGAGYAATANLSAAGLQEALDLATARAEASAALSLIDHREVARPAVSGHYVSPNTQQALPGRAEWLDRLSVECAGANLDPRIVERVAAMQITHTDQLYITGDGVRIDQRFQFIMPQLSVAAHADGDTQVRTLGGNYGTLGQGGMEVLARFGFHGAGARVANEALQLLAAPNCPSGKRDLLLMPDQMMLQIHESIGHPLELDRILGDERNFAGWSFVKKEMFGSYRYGSELLNVTFDPELREEAATYAFDDDGTEAHKQYLIRDGVLERPLGGALSQQRAHMAGVANSRASNWNRPPIDRMANLNIEPGESSLEQMIGTIEHGILMRTNTSWSIDDHRNKFQFGCEFGQLIENGKLTQVVKQPNYRGISANFWRSLSAVGNADTREVYGTSMCGKGEPAQIIRVGHASPACVFSNIDVFGGA